A genomic region of Notamacropus eugenii isolate mMacEug1 chromosome 3, mMacEug1.pri_v2, whole genome shotgun sequence contains the following coding sequences:
- the LOC140531413 gene encoding olfactory receptor 6C2-like — protein sequence MRNHTVITLFIFRGLTDDPQLQVLFFIFLFFTYMLSVTGNLTIITLTWVNPHLKTPMYFFLRNYAFLELSFTTVCVPRFLYHMSTGDYTVTYNGCFTQLFFGILFAASELYLLAAMSYDRYVAICKPLHYAAIINNRVCNQLLLGCWLSGLLIIVPVLGMSLELEFCDSNIIDHFACDVTPLLEITCSDTQFLERIILSLAALTIFLTLGLVVLSYAYIVRTILRFPSTEQRKKAFSTCSSHMIVVSMTYGACIFVYIKPSEKGGVALNKVVTLLATSVAPVMNPFIYTLRNKQVIQAFRDTLKKIILISKL from the coding sequence ATGAGAAACCATACAGTGATAACATTATTCATTTTTCGAGGACTGACAGATGACCCACAGCTGCaagttctgttttttatttttctatttttcacctATATGCTGAGTGTAACTGGGAACTTGACCATTATCACCCTCACTTGGGTGAATCCCCACCTTAAAACCCCCATGTATTTTTTCCTCAGGAATTATGCTTTCTTAGAATTGTCATTCACAACTGTCTGTGTTCCCAGATTCCTGTATCACATGTCAACTGGAGACTATACTGTGACCTATAATGGATGTTTTACTCAATTATTTTTTGGTATCCTCTTTGCGGCCTCCGAATTGTATCTCCTGGCTGCCATGTCTTATGACCGTTACGTAGCCATCTGCAAACCCCTGCACTATGCAGCCATCATAAACAACAGAGTCTGTAACCAACTTCTACTGGGTTGCTGGCTGTCTGGATTGTTGATCATTGTTCCTGTACTTGGCATGAGTCTTGAGCTAGAATTCTGTGACTCTAATATTATTGATCATTTTGCCTGTGATGTCACACCATTGCTAGAAATCACATGCTCTGATACACAGTTCctagaaagaataattttatCCTTGGCTGCATTGACAATCTTCCTCACCTTAGGGTTAGTGGTTCTCTCTTATGCCTATATTGTCAGGACTATTCTCAGATTCCCCTCAactgaacaaaggaaaaaagcctTTTCCACTTGTTCCTCCCACATGATTGTCGTTTCCATGACTTATGGAGCCTGCATCTTCGTCTATATCAAACCTTCTGAAAAAGGAGGAGTGGCTTTGAATAAGGTGGTGACACTGCTTGCAACCTCAGTAGCACCAGTAATGAACCCCTTTATTTATACCCTGAGGAATAAGCAGGTGATACAAGCTTTTAGAGACACATTAAAAAAGATTATATTGATTTCAAAACTATGA